From Lusitaniella coriacea LEGE 07157, a single genomic window includes:
- a CDS encoding ABC transporter ATP-binding protein, with translation MSDLVLDIRNLQVQFATDEKTVVAVDGITVRLKRGQTLGIVGESGSGKSVTSLAIMGLLPPTGKISQGEILFSPEAGAKAVNLLNLTEEKRRTFRGGEVAMIFQEPMSSLNPVYTIGFQLTEAIQLHQSVSSAEARRRAIAALQEVRLIPSDEQLRGDLEGQNSQEEFAPEQSTLRAINQEINEQKAAILKRYPHELSGGQLQRVMIAMAIACNPTLLIADEPTTALDVTVQATILDLLRELCAARNMSLIFITHDLGVIAEIADTVAVMYKGKIVEMEARDRIFFHPQHPYTKGLLACRPRLDGETDYLPTVSDFMEVETDERGGWTIHEKTPPEVATTRPPINFSGHKEERDSTQDVPPSP, from the coding sequence ATGAGTGACCTTGTTCTAGATATCCGCAACTTACAAGTCCAGTTTGCCACCGATGAGAAAACAGTTGTCGCGGTTGATGGGATTACCGTTCGACTCAAACGCGGTCAAACGCTGGGAATTGTAGGGGAGTCGGGTTCGGGAAAATCGGTCACCTCCTTAGCGATTATGGGGCTATTGCCGCCGACGGGGAAGATTAGTCAAGGAGAAATCCTATTTAGTCCCGAAGCAGGCGCAAAAGCAGTTAATTTGCTCAATCTTACGGAAGAAAAGCGGCGGACTTTCCGAGGGGGAGAGGTGGCGATGATCTTCCAAGAACCGATGAGTTCTCTGAATCCGGTTTATACCATTGGGTTTCAGCTAACCGAAGCGATTCAATTGCATCAATCGGTGTCTTCCGCAGAAGCAAGACGGCGCGCGATCGCGGCGCTTCAAGAAGTTCGCCTCATTCCCAGCGACGAGCAGCTTAGAGGGGATTTGGAAGGGCAAAATTCTCAAGAAGAATTTGCTCCGGAACAATCCACTTTGCGCGCAATTAATCAGGAAATTAACGAACAAAAAGCCGCCATCCTCAAACGCTATCCCCATGAACTCTCAGGCGGACAGTTGCAACGGGTGATGATTGCAATGGCGATCGCGTGCAACCCCACCCTTTTGATTGCAGACGAACCCACCACAGCGCTGGATGTCACCGTTCAAGCCACCATTCTCGATCTTCTCCGGGAATTGTGCGCGGCGCGAAATATGTCCTTGATTTTTATTACCCATGATTTGGGAGTCATTGCCGAAATTGCCGATACCGTTGCGGTGATGTACAAGGGAAAAATTGTTGAAATGGAAGCGCGTGATCGCATCTTCTTTCACCCCCAACATCCCTACACCAAAGGGTTACTCGCTTGTCGTCCCCGTCTCGATGGCGAAACAGACTATTTACCCACCGTATCGGATTTCATGGAAGTGGAAACCGACGAAAGGGGGGGATGGACAATTCACGAGAAAACACCGCCAGAAGTAGCCACAACCCGTCCCCCCATCAACTTCTCAGGACACAAAGAAGAGAGAGATAGCACACAAGATGTCCCCCCGTCACCC
- a CDS encoding S8 family serine peptidase yields MTTIPSDPLFSQQWHLSNSNGLDLNVTSVWDDYTGRGVRVGVIDDGFDYLHPDLNDNYDRFNDYDYNDNDFIPFGNPRTDSHGTAVAGIIGAEAENGIGGVGVAFGATLIGFRATNIDAVANALRDAVNFDVVNNSWGYPEFFFDNFDSATFASAGQAIRNAVVNGRNGLGTAIVFAAGNDRAEGNNTNYHNFQNSRRVITVAAANADGTISGYSTPGASILVSGFGSPIRGTVVTTDRRGTDGDDPSDYRYNFNGTSAAAPMVSGVIALMLEANSNLGYRDIQEILAYSARQTDRANSGWETNGATNWNGGGLHVSHNFGFGLVDAHAAVRLAETWQSSSRWDNEYSISQSRLVNRLIPDNNATGISSTIAVGGGLDIDSVEVALNLTHPWRGNLVVTLASPDGTESVLVNRPGNRLDDGKDILFTLSSTHYWGENSAGDWTLNVRDLAGQDVGVLNSWMLNLYGDLESANDTYIYTNEFANYSDSFSRRILNDTSGVDTINAAAITSNSYLNLNPGSVNFLAGNTLSIGIGTLIENAFGGDGDDTMVGNSVANLLQGDRGDDYLQGNGGDDTLKGNTGNDVVDGGFGNDVLRGGTGNDLLMGREGNDWMIGEGETDILIGGGGSDYFTFYSPVEGIDQIVDFNGVEDWIVVSASGFGGGLVANSAIASAQFTLGSSASSFSHRFIYDFANGNLFFDQDGIGGTAQVQVAALSAGLSLNHNNIFAIA; encoded by the coding sequence ATGACAACTATTCCTTCAGATCCGCTCTTTTCCCAACAATGGCACCTGTCCAATTCTAATGGTCTAGACCTCAACGTTACATCGGTTTGGGATGACTATACCGGTCGTGGCGTGCGCGTGGGGGTCATTGACGACGGATTCGATTACTTACACCCCGATCTCAACGATAATTACGACAGATTTAACGATTACGACTATAACGACAACGATTTCATTCCCTTTGGAAATCCGAGAACAGACAGTCACGGAACTGCTGTTGCAGGAATTATTGGTGCGGAAGCGGAAAATGGCATCGGCGGTGTAGGAGTTGCCTTTGGTGCAACCCTCATAGGGTTCCGCGCAACTAATATTGATGCTGTTGCAAACGCATTGAGAGATGCGGTTAACTTCGATGTCGTTAACAATAGCTGGGGATATCCAGAATTCTTTTTTGATAACTTCGACTCGGCAACCTTTGCCTCAGCCGGACAAGCCATTAGAAATGCAGTCGTCAATGGACGAAATGGACTGGGAACGGCAATTGTATTTGCCGCAGGGAACGATCGCGCGGAAGGAAACAATACCAATTATCATAATTTCCAGAACTCTCGCCGCGTCATTACTGTCGCTGCTGCCAATGCAGATGGAACTATCTCCGGTTACAGTACCCCCGGCGCGTCGATATTAGTCTCAGGGTTTGGCAGTCCTATCAGAGGCACAGTTGTTACAACTGACCGTAGAGGAACGGATGGCGACGATCCATCTGACTATAGATACAACTTTAATGGTACTTCTGCTGCTGCACCGATGGTATCCGGCGTAATTGCCTTAATGTTGGAAGCGAATTCCAATTTGGGTTATCGAGATATCCAAGAAATCCTAGCTTATTCCGCACGCCAAACCGATCGCGCGAATTCCGGTTGGGAAACAAATGGCGCAACCAATTGGAACGGTGGCGGCTTGCACGTCAGCCACAATTTTGGTTTTGGACTGGTGGATGCTCATGCTGCGGTACGTTTAGCAGAAACCTGGCAAAGCTCAAGCCGTTGGGATAACGAGTACTCCATCTCTCAATCCCGTTTGGTGAATCGATTGATTCCCGATAATAACGCCACTGGAATTAGCAGCACAATCGCGGTGGGTGGGGGTTTAGATATAGATTCCGTTGAGGTCGCGCTCAATCTAACCCATCCTTGGAGAGGCAATCTTGTCGTCACTCTAGCCTCTCCCGATGGGACTGAAAGCGTTCTGGTCAATCGACCGGGGAATCGTCTTGATGACGGTAAGGATATCCTCTTTACACTCTCCAGTACCCATTACTGGGGAGAAAATAGCGCCGGAGATTGGACGCTGAACGTTCGCGATTTGGCGGGTCAAGATGTTGGCGTTCTCAATAGCTGGATGCTCAATTTATACGGCGATTTGGAAAGTGCGAACGATACTTACATTTACACCAACGAGTTCGCCAACTATAGCGATTCTTTCTCTCGCCGCATTCTCAACGATACATCCGGAGTCGATACGATTAATGCTGCGGCAATTACCTCCAATAGTTACCTGAATCTCAATCCGGGATCTGTTAATTTCTTGGCGGGTAATACTTTGAGTATTGGAATTGGGACGTTGATTGAAAATGCTTTTGGCGGCGATGGCGATGACACGATGGTTGGGAATAGCGTTGCCAATCTTCTCCAGGGAGATCGCGGTGACGATTATCTCCAAGGGAACGGAGGGGACGACACTCTTAAAGGGAATACAGGAAACGATGTTGTAGATGGGGGATTTGGCAATGATGTCCTTCGCGGCGGTACAGGGAACGATCTGTTGATGGGTCGCGAGGGGAACGATTGGATGATTGGAGAAGGGGAAACAGATATCCTAATTGGTGGCGGTGGAAGCGATTACTTTACGTTCTATTCCCCTGTTGAAGGCATCGATCAGATTGTTGATTTCAATGGCGTTGAGGATTGGATTGTGGTTTCTGCGTCGGGGTTTGGCGGTGGTTTGGTGGCGAATTCCGCGATCGCGTCCGCGCAATTTACTCTCGGTTCTTCCGCTTCTAGTTTCAGTCATCGGTTCATTTACGATTTCGCCAATGGCAATCTATTCTTTGACCAAGATGGTATTGGAGGAACGGCGCAAGTTCAAGTCGCGGCATTGAGTGCGGGACTGTCACTAAACCACAATAATATTTTCGCGATCGCCTAA
- a CDS encoding glycosyltransferase yields the protein MLLLSQRKLQDHVSRCSNYEFEDAIARLNDIDWILPEHSYDFSLKIYGLIKRYLRSSRLADTLKPDPNPIRLSKNYPLFFAYFQHPLDILTLNSIKGWRKQCKKAICYLEEIWLKDIPVFQPFLKLLHDFDCIFLGVRDSLAEVERITKRPCTYLPAGIDAVKFCPYPNPPSRCIDVLNMGRRSPMTHNILLQAFEQEKIFYFYDTAKSFSVYNPQEHRTLLSQTIARSRYFIVNRAKVNEPSHIGEQSEFGPRFFEGAAAGAVMLGDYPENETFKHYFDWSDAVIRMPFHTEDILDAIARLDTQPERLAKIRRENIINSLLKHDWVYRWETILNAAELDETPKMEQRKAQLQQLAEFVANDLNSCA from the coding sequence GTGCTACTCTTATCACAACGCAAGCTTCAGGATCATGTTTCTCGTTGTAGCAATTATGAATTTGAGGACGCGATCGCGCGCCTGAATGACATAGATTGGATTCTTCCCGAACATTCCTACGATTTCTCTTTGAAAATTTATGGGCTGATCAAACGATACCTGCGATCGAGCCGTCTTGCAGATACCTTAAAACCCGATCCCAATCCTATTCGATTAAGCAAAAATTATCCCTTATTCTTTGCCTATTTCCAACATCCTTTAGATATCCTCACTCTCAACTCAATTAAAGGATGGCGCAAGCAATGCAAAAAAGCAATTTGTTACCTAGAAGAAATCTGGTTGAAAGATATTCCAGTTTTTCAACCTTTTCTCAAACTCCTGCACGATTTCGACTGCATTTTCCTCGGCGTTCGCGATAGTCTTGCAGAAGTTGAACGAATAACAAAACGACCTTGTACCTACTTACCCGCAGGAATCGATGCAGTAAAATTTTGTCCCTATCCCAATCCACCTTCCCGCTGTATTGATGTGTTAAATATGGGCCGTCGTTCGCCAATGACCCACAATATTTTATTGCAAGCCTTTGAGCAGGAGAAAATTTTTTACTTCTACGATACGGCAAAAAGCTTTTCTGTTTACAACCCTCAAGAACATCGAACGCTCCTTTCCCAAACAATTGCCAGAAGTCGTTATTTTATTGTCAATCGAGCAAAAGTCAACGAACCCTCTCACATTGGCGAGCAATCGGAATTTGGACCGCGTTTTTTTGAAGGTGCGGCTGCGGGAGCAGTAATGTTAGGTGATTATCCAGAAAATGAAACATTTAAACACTATTTTGATTGGTCGGATGCAGTCATTCGGATGCCTTTTCATACTGAAGATATTTTAGACGCGATCGCGCGCCTCGATACTCAACCGGAACGCCTTGCAAAAATCCGACGAGAAAACATCATCAACTCCCTCCTAAAACACGATTGGGTTTATCGTTGGGAAACCATCCTCAACGCCGCAGAATTAGACGAAACTCCAAAAATGGAACAGCGAAAAGCACAGTTGCAACAATTAGCCGAATTCGTTGCTAACGATTTAAACTCATGCGCATAA
- a CDS encoding DUF4910 domain-containing protein, whose amino-acid sequence MNSLKIDLTSEADRVGQEMYQLVERLYPLCRSITGDGVRETLKTLKNSIPLNICEVPSGTAVFDWTIPKEWNIRSAWIKNDRGEKVVDFQDCNLHVLSYSIPIHCKLSLTELKQHLYTIPSHPDWIPYRTSYYKENWGFCLSHEQYTQLQEGEYEVYIDSSLEDGSLTYGEYYLPGETKDEILISCHICHPSLCNDNLSGITIASFLAKSLKEQSRRYSYRFLFVPGTIGAIAWLALNESKVSQIKHGLVLTCLGDSGSFTYKKSRRGNAEIDRAVEYVLQQSGQAHEIVEFSPYGYDERQYCSPGFNLAVGCFMRSPHGTFPEYHTSADNLDFITPEQLGDSWIQCRSILQVLEGNRRYINQNPKCEPQLGKRGLYEPIGGHLADETYRMAMLWVLNLSDGTHSLLQIARRSRMPFDAIARAVELLSEKGLLVEAE is encoded by the coding sequence ATGAATTCTCTTAAGATCGATTTAACATCCGAAGCCGATCGCGTTGGTCAAGAAATGTATCAACTGGTCGAGAGATTATATCCTCTTTGCCGGAGTATTACGGGTGATGGCGTTCGAGAAACCTTAAAAACCCTAAAAAATTCGATCCCTTTAAACATTTGTGAAGTTCCTAGCGGAACGGCAGTTTTTGATTGGACGATTCCCAAAGAATGGAATATTCGCTCGGCTTGGATTAAAAACGATCGTGGCGAGAAAGTGGTTGATTTCCAAGATTGCAATTTACACGTTTTGAGTTATAGCATTCCTATTCATTGCAAGCTTTCTTTGACGGAATTAAAACAACATTTATATACAATTCCCTCGCATCCTGATTGGATTCCCTATCGCACTTCTTACTATAAGGAAAACTGGGGCTTTTGTTTGAGTCACGAGCAATATACACAACTGCAAGAGGGTGAATACGAAGTATATATTGATTCGTCTTTAGAAGATGGTTCTTTGACTTATGGCGAGTATTATCTCCCTGGAGAAACGAAGGATGAAATTTTGATTTCCTGTCATATTTGCCATCCTTCTTTGTGCAATGATAATCTTTCGGGAATCACGATCGCGTCCTTTCTAGCCAAATCCCTCAAAGAACAGTCTCGCCGCTATTCCTATCGCTTCTTATTTGTCCCCGGAACCATTGGCGCGATCGCGTGGCTTGCTTTAAATGAGTCGAAAGTCAGTCAAATTAAGCACGGTTTAGTGTTAACTTGTTTGGGAGATTCCGGTTCGTTTACCTACAAAAAAAGTCGCCGAGGAAATGCCGAGATCGATCGCGCGGTGGAATACGTTTTGCAACAGTCCGGACAAGCCCATGAAATTGTCGAATTTTCCCCCTATGGCTACGACGAACGGCAATATTGTTCTCCTGGATTCAATCTCGCTGTCGGGTGTTTTATGCGCTCCCCCCACGGGACTTTTCCCGAATATCACACCTCTGCGGACAATTTAGACTTCATCACCCCCGAACAATTAGGCGATTCCTGGATTCAATGCCGCTCGATTCTGCAAGTCCTAGAAGGCAATCGGCGCTACATCAACCAAAATCCGAAGTGCGAACCCCAATTGGGCAAACGGGGGCTATACGAACCGATTGGCGGTCATCTCGCTGATGAAACCTATCGTATGGCAATGTTGTGGGTGCTGAACTTATCTGATGGAACCCATTCCCTGTTGCAGATTGCCCGAAGATCGCGAATGCCCTTCGACGCGATCGCGCGAGCCGTTGAGTTATTGTCGGAAAAGGGTTTGCTGGTAGAAGCAGAGTGA
- a CDS encoding SDR family oxidoreductase, with the protein MGVFTDQIAVVTGASSGIGSAIARELAKHGATICLVGRRLDALDAVTRDIQKTSPASKYYAVELAQEGEIQQFAQDIQNTFNRVDILVHSAGVFSMGSIETTPVSNLDWQYAINVRAPYCLTQALLPALKRAQGQIVFINSSVGLQARATVGVYAATKHALRAIADSLRAEVNPAGVRVLSLYLGRTATPMQEAACKIESKPYLPQNLLQPEDIAAVVANTLSLPRSAEVTDIQIRPQMKPTR; encoded by the coding sequence ATGGGAGTATTTACAGATCAAATTGCAGTGGTAACCGGGGCGAGTAGTGGGATTGGGAGCGCGATCGCGCGAGAACTTGCCAAGCACGGTGCAACCATTTGTTTGGTAGGACGGCGTTTGGATGCCTTGGACGCTGTTACGCGAGATATTCAAAAAACTTCACCCGCCTCAAAATATTACGCCGTCGAACTCGCTCAAGAGGGCGAAATTCAACAATTCGCGCAAGATATTCAAAACACCTTCAACCGCGTCGATATTCTCGTTCACAGTGCCGGAGTTTTCTCAATGGGGAGTATTGAGACGACACCCGTTTCTAACTTAGACTGGCAGTACGCCATCAACGTCCGCGCCCCCTACTGTCTCACCCAAGCCTTACTCCCCGCCCTCAAACGCGCGCAAGGGCAGATCGTTTTCATCAATTCCAGCGTCGGATTGCAAGCCAGGGCAACAGTAGGAGTCTATGCCGCCACCAAACACGCCCTCCGCGCGATCGCGGACAGCTTGAGAGCAGAAGTCAATCCCGCAGGCGTTCGCGTTCTCAGCCTTTATCTCGGACGCACTGCAACCCCCATGCAAGAAGCCGCCTGCAAAATAGAAAGCAAACCCTACCTTCCCCAAAACCTCTTACAACCAGAAGATATCGCCGCAGTCGTCGCCAACACCCTCAGTTTGCCCAGAAGCGCCGAAGTGACCGATATTCAAATCAGACCCCAGATGAAACCGACGCGGTGA
- a CDS encoding zf-TFIIB domain-containing protein: MSQLVCPKCRALLNPVVYAEIEVDRCPDCGGIWFDAQEAEDLKTIKGSESLDAGNPEIGEQFNEMEEDTPCPRCNVSLRGMLDIDRYSIWYEQCPQCRGMWLDAGEFKQFRQNFRPKTWRDRVKKFFRWKKKRSR; encoded by the coding sequence GTGAGCCAACTTGTTTGCCCCAAATGTCGCGCCCTGTTAAACCCCGTCGTTTATGCAGAGATTGAAGTCGATCGCTGTCCCGATTGTGGTGGAATTTGGTTCGATGCCCAAGAAGCAGAAGACCTAAAAACAATTAAAGGATCGGAAAGTCTGGATGCGGGCAATCCAGAAATTGGCGAGCAATTCAACGAAATGGAAGAAGACACCCCTTGTCCTCGCTGCAATGTTTCCCTACGGGGAATGCTAGACATCGATCGCTACAGCATCTGGTACGAACAATGCCCCCAGTGCCGGGGAATGTGGTTGGATGCGGGGGAGTTTAAGCAATTTCGGCAAAACTTTCGTCCGAAGACTTGGCGCGATCGCGTGAAAAAATTCTTTCGCTGGAAAAAGAAACGATCGCGCTAA
- a CDS encoding flavin reductase family protein has protein sequence MLDEQAKKTMLRKIPHGLYVCGVKDGEELNGFTVSWLMQSSFKPPMVINCVKQDSGSHAMLKKSGVFTISFLDSSQKEIAAKFFKPQRRVGDKLADIDFTLGEQTGCPILTDSLGYIECKVVGALEQSDHTVFLGEVIGAGIHREGAPLLLENTGWQYGG, from the coding sequence TTGCTAGACGAACAAGCAAAAAAAACAATGCTGCGCAAAATTCCCCACGGTCTTTACGTATGTGGGGTCAAAGATGGCGAAGAACTCAACGGTTTCACCGTCAGTTGGCTCATGCAGTCCTCTTTCAAACCGCCAATGGTCATCAACTGCGTCAAACAAGATTCCGGTTCCCACGCCATGCTCAAAAAAAGCGGCGTATTTACCATCAGCTTCCTCGACAGTTCTCAAAAAGAAATTGCTGCAAAATTCTTCAAACCCCAACGGCGCGTGGGCGACAAACTCGCCGATATCGACTTCACTTTGGGCGAGCAAACCGGATGCCCCATCTTAACCGACTCCCTCGGCTACATTGAGTGTAAAGTCGTGGGTGCGTTGGAGCAAAGCGATCATACCGTATTCCTCGGCGAGGTGATTGGCGCGGGAATTCACCGGGAAGGTGCGCCTCTCCTCCTGGAAAATACTGGATGGCAATACGGCGGTTAA
- a CDS encoding phenylpyruvate tautomerase MIF-related protein translates to MPLIKVQSSVTAPDKTQVEGLLKHLSSKLSKHLGKSESYVMTAFESDVPMTFAGTTDPACFIEIKSIGTMSPAQTKAMSQDFCQQVKDSLGVPPERTYLEFVDAKGAMWGWNSSTFG, encoded by the coding sequence ATGCCACTGATTAAAGTTCAATCTTCCGTCACCGCACCCGATAAAACCCAAGTGGAAGGATTGCTCAAACACTTATCCTCCAAATTATCCAAGCATCTGGGGAAATCCGAATCCTACGTCATGACTGCATTTGAGTCTGACGTTCCCATGACTTTCGCCGGAACCACCGATCCCGCTTGCTTCATTGAAATTAAAAGCATCGGAACCATGAGTCCCGCGCAAACTAAAGCCATGAGCCAAGACTTTTGCCAGCAGGTCAAAGATTCCCTCGGCGTTCCCCCGGAAAGAACCTATTTGGAATTTGTGGATGCTAAAGGTGCAATGTGGGGATGGAATAGTTCTACTTTTGGTTAA
- a CDS encoding inositol monophosphatase family protein: MNDFWQTVLTFSQTLTEKIGTSLLRDFGKVKATQKSDGSLVTKADRWADEEIRRAIAETFPEHGVLSEETIHILPENDWCWVIDPIDGTTNFTHGLPIWGISLGLLYKGTPVFGAVRFPKINQFFHGYWYGNSGLQGPTGAFLNGEPIHTSSEEPGGGRLFNLCARSTAIAANPFPCKFRLLGVATYNTLLVACGAALGGVEATPKIWDIAAVWAIVQGAGGVWVALEPEPVFPLQPGEHYGSRPFPSLVASRSELVPIFKPLVQCIAK, encoded by the coding sequence ATGAACGATTTTTGGCAGACTGTTCTCACCTTTAGCCAAACCCTAACCGAGAAAATTGGCACGTCGTTACTTCGAGATTTTGGCAAAGTTAAAGCAACACAGAAATCGGACGGTTCTTTGGTGACAAAAGCGGATCGTTGGGCGGATGAAGAAATTCGGCGCGCGATCGCGGAAACCTTTCCCGAACATGGCGTTCTCTCCGAAGAAACCATCCACATTTTGCCCGAAAATGATTGGTGTTGGGTCATCGACCCCATTGACGGAACCACGAATTTTACCCACGGATTGCCAATTTGGGGAATATCTCTGGGTCTTCTCTACAAAGGTACGCCCGTGTTTGGGGCGGTTCGCTTTCCCAAAATAAATCAATTCTTTCACGGGTATTGGTACGGAAACTCTGGATTACAAGGGCCCACCGGAGCATTTCTCAATGGCGAACCCATCCACACGAGTTCTGAAGAACCGGGCGGTGGTCGTCTGTTCAATCTCTGCGCGCGCAGCACGGCAATTGCTGCCAATCCGTTTCCCTGCAAGTTTCGACTCCTTGGCGTTGCCACCTACAATACCCTGCTCGTTGCCTGTGGCGCTGCCCTGGGGGGCGTAGAAGCCACGCCAAAAATTTGGGATATTGCAGCAGTTTGGGCGATCGTACAAGGAGCAGGGGGTGTTTGGGTCGCCCTGGAACCCGAACCCGTCTTTCCCCTCCAACCGGGCGAACATTATGGCAGTCGCCCTTTTCCCAGTTTAGTGGCGAGTCGTTCGGAGTTGGTTCCAATCTTTAAGCCATTGGTGCAATGTATTGCAAAGTGA
- a CDS encoding SGNH/GDSL hydrolase family protein, with protein sequence MKQLLILIAVPIILAIAAEVSLQLLFGLGNPPLYIADDKIGYLLAPNQRLRRMGNLIAINEYSMRTGAIAQKRDSNTLRVFLLGDSVANGAWWTDQKQTISALMHNQLSQSGQTVEVLNASANSWSPRNELAYLQRFGLFGSQVLVLLINTDDLFGTAPTSLPVGRDLNYPNRKPPLALIELYNRYGKKSKPISGMKEVQNEEGDRVGFNLEAIAGIRAISQHNNAKLLLAHTPLRRELGEPGPRDYELTARKRLLDLTEAQNIPYLDFLPAFNAHPQPETLYRDHIHLSPEGNQFVSERLSQKIDASSLN encoded by the coding sequence GTGAAACAACTTTTGATTTTAATTGCCGTGCCAATTATTTTGGCGATCGCGGCAGAGGTGAGTTTGCAATTGCTGTTTGGTTTGGGTAACCCCCCACTCTATATTGCGGATGATAAAATCGGCTATCTCCTCGCACCCAATCAGCGCCTGCGTCGCATGGGGAATTTAATTGCCATTAACGAGTATTCCATGCGGACGGGCGCGATCGCGCAAAAACGAGATTCTAACACGCTGCGAGTCTTTTTATTAGGAGATTCTGTTGCCAATGGCGCGTGGTGGACGGATCAAAAGCAGACGATTTCAGCTTTAATGCATAATCAATTGAGCCAATCGGGACAAACTGTAGAAGTGTTGAACGCTTCGGCAAACTCTTGGTCGCCGCGTAACGAATTAGCCTATCTCCAACGGTTTGGGCTTTTTGGGTCGCAAGTGTTGGTGTTATTAATCAATACCGACGATCTGTTCGGAACTGCACCCACCTCGCTTCCGGTAGGGCGCGATCTCAACTACCCCAACCGCAAACCTCCCCTAGCCTTAATCGAACTGTATAACCGCTACGGCAAGAAATCCAAACCCATTTCTGGAATGAAAGAAGTGCAAAACGAAGAAGGCGATCGCGTGGGTTTTAATTTAGAAGCAATTGCAGGAATTCGCGCGATCTCGCAACACAACAACGCCAAACTCCTCCTCGCCCACACTCCTCTGCGCCGAGAACTGGGGGAACCGGGACCGCGAGACTACGAACTGACAGCCCGCAAGCGCCTCCTAGACCTCACAGAAGCCCAAAACATTCCCTACCTCGATTTTCTCCCCGCTTTCAACGCCCATCCCCAACCGGAAACCCTCTACCGCGACCACATTCACCTCAGTCCAGAAGGCAATCAATTCGTCAGCGAACGCTTGAGTCAAAAGATCGACGCATCGAGTCTAAATTAA
- a CDS encoding hemolysin family protein: MLLLSACFSGSETAITAMDDLKLKGLIDQQGDPGGMFQLVLNNRARFITTLLIGNNLVNIFSTVLTSNLFVLWLGNTGLGIATGVLTITLLIFGEITPKSLAIINTLPFFKIAIRPIFTLSKILSGLGIISVVETVTQKMIRLFQGQQSKTAQQSETIADLQLMIEILSGAGTLDLYKHQLLNKALMLDQLMAKDVVKPRIEMRTISHEANLQQVVQLCLETGYSRIPVQEESKDQIVGIIHLKQALRQLKQLPKAVRSQTSVTEVMDPPFYVPETKRISSLLKEMLQKRLHIAIVVDEYGGTAGLVTLEDILEELVGEIYDESDFPRPLARIFNSSS; the protein is encoded by the coding sequence ATGCTGCTCCTTTCCGCCTGCTTTTCCGGTTCGGAAACGGCAATTACAGCAATGGACGACCTCAAACTCAAGGGATTGATCGACCAGCAAGGCGATCCCGGTGGAATGTTTCAGCTCGTTCTAAACAACCGCGCTCGCTTTATCACCACTCTTTTAATTGGGAACAATCTCGTCAATATTTTCTCAACTGTCCTCACCAGTAATTTATTCGTTCTTTGGTTGGGTAATACTGGATTGGGGATTGCAACGGGCGTTTTGACAATTACTTTGCTAATTTTTGGCGAAATAACACCAAAATCTTTAGCAATCATCAATACGCTGCCTTTTTTTAAGATTGCAATTCGTCCCATCTTCACCCTCTCCAAAATCCTCTCTGGATTGGGTATTATCTCGGTTGTCGAAACCGTCACTCAAAAAATGATTCGTCTCTTTCAGGGACAACAAAGTAAAACGGCGCAACAGAGCGAAACGATCGCGGATCTTCAACTAATGATTGAAATTTTAAGCGGTGCGGGAACCCTAGACCTTTACAAACATCAGCTTCTCAACAAAGCTTTGATGCTCGACCAACTCATGGCAAAAGATGTGGTCAAACCGCGTATTGAAATGCGCACCATCTCCCACGAAGCCAACTTGCAACAAGTCGTCCAACTCTGTTTGGAAACTGGATACTCTCGCATTCCCGTCCAGGAAGAATCCAAAGACCAAATCGTCGGCATTATTCATCTCAAGCAAGCACTGCGCCAACTCAAGCAACTCCCCAAAGCCGTTCGTTCCCAAACCTCTGTCACAGAAGTGATGGATCCGCCTTTTTACGTTCCAGAAACTAAACGGATTTCTAGCTTGCTCAAGGAAATGTTACAAAAGCGCCTGCACATCGCCATTGTCGTCGATGAATACGGCGGAACTGCCGGTTTAGTCACCCTCGAAGATATTCTAGAAGAACTCGTCGGGGAAATTTACGACGAAAGCGATTTTCCGCGTCCCCTTGCTCGCATTTTTAATTCGTCCTCTTAA